The Osmerus eperlanus chromosome 9, fOsmEpe2.1, whole genome shotgun sequence genomic sequence ggggggggtatgattAGGATGGGATTAGGATGATTCTAAGAGCCCTGGTCAGATAGGGGGACCAGCAGAACCCCGTACTTTCCTGCATGATTTAGATTTTGGGGCCCACAGTACAAATTAGCCAGGGGGCTCAGACACCCTAGTGACACCTCCTGGACATTATACATTACATTGCTTCatgtagcagacacttttattcaaagcCACCTACAAAAAGTGAATTTAGGAAGAGCAGCAGATAATCAGGTTAAAGAGTAAAAAGCATAtttcaaatatatatgtgaTATATAAGTGCAGCAACACCATATCTCAAATACAGTACAATATACCCCAAAAGATCAGTTGTGAAAGAAACCCATCTGAGTGTGGTCCTGTGCTATAATAATGCAGAAGCTACAGTTGTTGTATTTGTTCCTTTAAAGAGAGAGGCACACGCATAAACCACAAGCTATAGCTGTCGGCAATGACAAtttcataaaaaaaattacaaattcaTGTTGATAATATTGAGATAATATGTGTTGATGTCATATGTGTATGTTTCTGTAGATTATGACAAATTTATCATTTGCATCGCACATCTGTGTATACTTTTTTGTATACATAAATTTCATATGACTCCTCCAAttcactcctctcccctctccctcctccctgctccccctctctctcttcccctctcccttctccccctctccctccccccaccccctctccttcctctccataaCCTCGATTCACACTgtgtccctcttcctctctcttctacaTTCCATGCTCCCTCAGTCTTCAGTCCAGGGTGTCGTAGATCTCCTCTACAATTGTCTGGTCAGTGTTGAGGTCACAGTAGGCTTTGCCAAAGGTTTCAGAGTTCATATAGATCTCCCCCACCTCAACAGCAGGTTTTTGGGCACTCCTCCTAGTGGACAGAATATGTATGGCTTCACACTCTTGCATGGACAGTAAAGATTTCATGTGCTGCTTTGGGTAATATTGTCTTATAGTGTTATTTCCTATTTTTCATGAATAGTTATTTCTCAGACTGAATGATTAAATTAATCTACAAATTAATCAGTTTATCAATAAACCAATCAATGACACTGCACTTACTTTGGTGATTTATTTGTGATTTTTTTGTGATTACTTTGGTGAGGTACAGCAGTctctgtaaaaaacaaaaaaaacaagataCATTTAAATCCCACTCACATTCCTTGATCAACATTATGGTgtgaatgtaggcctactgaagTCCTGCCAGATTTAGCCAGAAGCATTGTCAAATGCTCTCTGACCTTTGCTTCTGACCAGATCCTGGAGACTAGCTGTCTCGTTGGTCCTCAGTCTCAACATCCTCAGAAACAGAAGGGCCAATAGGAGCAATGCCAACAGAGCCAGTGTCAGCCCTGCCACAGCTACATGGTAACTGACTGAGagagtcacacacaacacattttataagtAGACAGGCATTGTTACTGTACATTCACACTGAAAAGAATGTGAACACTCACTACCAAATTCAAACAAGTTTCAGGGGGGAAGTACAGCAGTTGGCCTTCCGCAAATTCACACCAGCAAGTGTAAGCATTAGCATACTGTTTGTTCTTAAGCGAGACAGTTGGGAATATGGAATGGTAGAAAGGAAGTTGAGATGAACCCACTGGTTATTGGCAGGGAGATGATGAGGACGCTGCATTCCGGGCTGATTTTCTCCTGGTAGATGGCAGAAGTGTTGCTGTTGACCTGGCAGCGGTACGCCCCAGTCTGGCTGGACCTGGTGAGAGTCAGCgccctgcccctgcccacctcctcccacacgtCCTGCACCCCCTTCCGCTTCCACACCCAAGACAGAGGCCCGATACTGGAGTCGTTTTGGCTACACTTGAGGCTGACTTCATGACCTTCCACTATGGTTGGCGTAACTGGGTCTGCAGTCACCCACACAGGAGGGAGTAACTCTGGCGAAAaagggggtgggaagggagTAGATGggcgaaggtgtgtgtgtatgtgatgggggggggggtgagtaggTAGGGTAAGTTGCGTTGTAGGAGGGTAAAGGAGAGGgtagatgggagggagggggcaagtTCATAGATGAGTTGTACCGCAAACAGTTATCACACACCTACATTTTCTGGTATTATGTTATCATCATACTGCAAATAGTCCAACCCAGACAACCGTGCAGGACAGTAGAAGAATCAAGGAAGAATCCAAGAGAAAACGATCGCTTACCTACGACAGTCAACGTTACAGGCTGTCCTGCCAACCACAAGGATTTGTTCTCGTAAGCACACTGGTACTGCCCTGTGTCGTTAAGGGTAGCGCTGTGCAGAGTGAAGGGGTTGCCTTGAACAAGTGTTTTTTTCTGGTTTACACGTCTCCAGGTTTGGTTAAAGCCTTGTAGGGGGCATGACATTGTGAACGGTTCACCCACCAAGACAGCATGAGCCACGACCGTGTAGTTAGTGTCCAGTGAAGACTCTGCAGAGACTAAAACATGAAAGGATATCACAAGGTGTCAGTCAAAACAATCTGGCAAATAATCTAGTCAACACACTATCTTTCCAAATATCCTGAAAAAAGATTATTGCATACACATTCCATATATTCATTGTAGATAGCAAATATATACATGAATTTAATGTGTATCTGAATCGACTGTTTCTTGTTCATGTATGTAGTATACCATATGAGAGATGGGGAAAACCCTAGTGTCTCAGCTTATCATCTTCCCAAACTTGCTCAGTTGGAAGGATAACCTTTGTTTTAAACACTAATAGGCCAACTGAGCAAGTGTGATCAAGTCTGTTTCAGATTAATCACAATGCACATTTTGAAACCGATTTAACTTTAAACTCTAATCCACTGTTTGTAGAATACAATTTGATAACATTTGTATTCTGTAGttaatttgaatctcacagacGGTAAAAAAGTACATTTAAACAAATTATGAGTCTGTGCAGTTTACCTTCAGTGCTAAGCCAGGAGAGCAGTAGACACCCCAGCAGCAGGTACATGTTGTGTGCCTGAGCTCCCATGAACCATCAGTTGAGACAAACTCTCCCTAAATGCCCAGTGTTGACCAGGTCTACCTGTTGTATAGTGGAGGAAGTTTAAGATGGAAAATAAATTGACGGGAACTTTCAGCTTCCCTTATCGACAAGCCTCCGTCATAAAGATGCAATACATTTGTTGTTCTGAAAAATTATTTATTGAATAGTTACTTATCATACATAGTAGTTTATATGTAAAAGACTTTCAAATCCTTTCGGCATTTTCATTTGTTCAAACCATGTTTGAAAGACTGAGAATGTATAGTACAATACAAATTTAGGATGTTGCAGATACTGTGGTGAGAAAGTGATGGTAAATTCCCCCAAAGTTTCTCttcgtgtctgtgtttgtacacacgtgtgtgtgtgtaggggtaggtggcaataacaaaaacaaacaaaaacaaacaaaaaatatttaaGTATTTTCTTTTACAAAATTCGTAAAATATTTGAGTTAGACTGACACTGAAATATAAATTAATTGCAGGGGACAGTTCTGAGAGACTAGGATAATTGCTGTACTTTACATATGAATACATATTATGCTTATCATCATAATGTCGGTGTTATTGTACTCATACTGTTTTATTCTTACATGGACGTTTCGGCAATGTGAAAGTCTTCCTCTGTGCCTTGAAAGCCCATCGCAGAATTG encodes the following:
- the LOC134027123 gene encoding uncharacterized protein LOC134027123, with amino-acid sequence MGAQAHNMYLLLGCLLLSWLSTEVSAESSLDTNYTVVAHAVLVGEPFTMSCPLQGFNQTWRRVNQKKTLVQGNPFTLHSATLNDTGQYQCAYENKSLWLAGQPVTLTVVELLPPVWVTADPVTPTIVEGHEVSLKCSQNDSSIGPLSWVWKRKGVQDVWEEVGRGRALTLTRSSQTGAYRCQVNSNTSAIYQEKISPECSVLIISLPITISYHVAVAGLTLALLALLLLALLFLRMLRLRTNETASLQDLVRSKETAVPHQSNHKKITNKSPKRSAQKPAVEVGEIYMNSETFGKAYCDLNTDQTIVEEIYDTLD